A window from Chitinophaga filiformis encodes these proteins:
- a CDS encoding TonB-dependent receptor, translated as MPRISTFACIKISLLIALVCPAFSLAVRAQSATGTISGYVLSDGQPVYLANVYLAENKAGVATDSTGYFKLNNVKAGTYTLRSSATGFTSFSRKVTVSPGGKTSLQIRLQQDVTKLNDVVVTGTLKPVSRTESPVPVEVYTPKYFQKNPSPSLLESIGMVNGVRPQLNCNVCNTGDIHINGMEGAYTLILIDGMPIVSALSTVYGLSGIPMSMVERIEVVKGPGSSLYGSEAMGGIVNVITRNPLSAPLISADVFSSSWGEYNIDAAMKVTAGKASGLFGVSWFNYQHPKDNNGDGFTDLTIQNRISVFNKWAFRRKENRQASIAARYVYEDRWGGDMRWSKAWRGSDAIYGESIYTKRVELIGLYQLPLKEKIMLQYSYNRHEQNSYYGKMPYMATQHVGFTQLYWDKQLSEKHNLLTGISYRYTWYDDNTPGTLSEDGKINMPAKTPLPGAFIQDEWAFARKHKLLLGYRYDHDKNHGSIHSPRIAYKWTPNDNNTLRASLGTGFRVVNLFTEDHAALTGSRQVVIAEALKPEKSYNANLNYVLKVPMNNAFINLDATGFYSYFTNKINGDFDTDPNKIIYDNLRGHAISQGVSLNVDAVFAFPLKVLAGVTYMDVYQIDENTAGIPLKSRQIDAPKWAGTFTISYSLPAGFGIDLTGNWNGPMRLPVQPKDYRPEYSPWFLLANAQITKKFAKGWEVYGGVKNLLNYVPKYALMRPFDPFDKHVNDPVNNPNGYTFDTEYNYAPLQGARGFLGVRYNLFK; from the coding sequence ATGCCCCGTATTTCTACTTTTGCATGTATAAAAATATCTTTACTGATAGCTCTTGTTTGCCCGGCCTTCAGCCTGGCAGTGAGGGCACAATCAGCTACCGGTACTATCAGCGGATATGTGCTGTCAGACGGTCAGCCGGTATACCTGGCCAACGTATACCTGGCGGAAAATAAAGCCGGCGTAGCCACCGATTCTACCGGTTATTTCAAATTGAACAATGTAAAAGCCGGCACCTATACATTGCGTTCCTCCGCTACAGGCTTTACGTCCTTTTCCAGGAAGGTGACGGTAAGCCCCGGCGGAAAAACATCCCTGCAGATCAGGTTGCAGCAAGACGTTACCAAACTGAACGATGTGGTAGTGACCGGTACCCTGAAGCCCGTCAGCAGGACGGAAAGCCCGGTACCAGTAGAAGTATACACACCTAAATATTTTCAGAAAAACCCTTCTCCCTCCCTGCTGGAATCCATCGGGATGGTAAATGGCGTAAGGCCCCAGCTTAACTGTAACGTTTGTAATACAGGAGATATTCACATCAATGGAATGGAAGGAGCATATACCCTGATCCTGATAGACGGTATGCCCATCGTAAGCGCCTTATCTACTGTATATGGCCTGAGTGGCATTCCTATGAGCATGGTGGAACGCATAGAAGTGGTAAAAGGGCCTGGTTCTTCCTTATACGGTTCCGAGGCCATGGGAGGTATCGTGAACGTGATCACCAGGAACCCATTGAGCGCGCCGCTCATCAGTGCCGATGTGTTTAGTTCCAGTTGGGGAGAATATAACATAGACGCTGCCATGAAGGTAACTGCGGGTAAAGCCTCGGGATTGTTCGGCGTCAGCTGGTTTAATTATCAGCACCCAAAAGACAACAACGGCGACGGTTTTACTGACCTGACCATCCAAAACCGCATCTCTGTCTTTAATAAATGGGCCTTCCGGCGGAAGGAGAACCGGCAGGCAAGTATTGCCGCCAGGTATGTATATGAGGACCGCTGGGGTGGCGATATGAGATGGAGCAAAGCCTGGCGCGGCAGCGACGCTATCTATGGCGAAAGTATCTATACCAAAAGAGTGGAATTGATCGGTTTATACCAGCTGCCCCTAAAAGAGAAGATCATGCTGCAATACTCCTACAACCGGCATGAACAGAACTCCTACTATGGTAAGATGCCTTATATGGCTACGCAGCATGTAGGGTTTACACAGCTCTATTGGGATAAACAGCTGAGTGAAAAGCATAACCTGCTGACCGGTATTTCCTACCGTTATACCTGGTATGACGACAATACCCCCGGTACGCTTTCGGAAGATGGCAAGATCAATATGCCTGCTAAAACGCCTTTGCCCGGCGCCTTCATACAGGATGAGTGGGCATTTGCAAGGAAACATAAACTCCTGTTGGGCTATCGTTACGACCATGACAAAAACCACGGTAGCATCCATTCGCCGCGTATCGCCTACAAGTGGACGCCCAATGACAATAACACCCTCAGGGCCAGCCTGGGTACTGGTTTCCGTGTAGTGAACCTGTTTACGGAAGATCATGCTGCACTGACCGGTTCCCGCCAGGTGGTCATCGCCGAAGCCCTGAAACCGGAAAAGTCATACAACGCGAACCTGAACTATGTGCTGAAGGTCCCGATGAACAATGCCTTCATTAACCTCGATGCTACCGGGTTCTATTCCTATTTCACAAATAAGATCAACGGTGATTTTGATACGGATCCTAACAAGATCATTTACGATAATCTGCGGGGACATGCCATTTCACAGGGCGTTTCCCTGAATGTGGATGCCGTTTTTGCTTTCCCGCTGAAAGTGCTTGCCGGTGTTACTTACATGGATGTATACCAGATAGATGAAAATACAGCGGGCATTCCGCTGAAAAGCAGGCAAATAGATGCGCCTAAATGGGCGGGTACTTTCACGATCAGCTATAGCCTGCCGGCCGGCTTTGGCATAGATCTTACCGGCAACTGGAACGGCCCGATGCGCCTGCCGGTACAGCCGAAAGATTACAGGCCCGAATACTCTCCCTGGTTCCTGCTGGCCAACGCCCAGATCACAAAGAAGTTTGCCAAAGGATGGGAGGTATATGGAGGTGTAAAGAATCTGCTGAACTATGTACCGAAATATGCTTTAATGAGACCTTTTGATCCTTTCGATAAGCATGTGAATGACCCCGTGAACAATCCCAATGGATATACATTCGACACCGAATACAACTATGCGCCCTTACAAGGTGCGAGAGGGTTTTTAGGAGTGAGATATAACCTGTTCAAATGA
- a CDS encoding flavin reductase family protein translates to MRKTYKKRDFPVADIRRYLEPGPTVLVSSQWKDERNIMTMGWHTVMEFSPSMIGCFITGANHSFEMIRKSRECVINIPTDDMIEDIIGIGNCTGAEVDKFQEFKLTPEKAEKVKAPLIKECYANFECKVIDEHLLPKYNFFILEVVKAHVATSPKYPRTVHYRGDATFMISGKNVSYPARFKPQNL, encoded by the coding sequence ATGAGAAAGACATATAAAAAAAGAGATTTCCCGGTTGCGGACATCAGGAGATACCTGGAACCAGGGCCTACTGTTCTGGTCAGCTCCCAATGGAAAGATGAGCGTAATATTATGACCATGGGCTGGCATACGGTAATGGAGTTTTCACCGTCCATGATCGGGTGTTTTATTACCGGAGCGAACCACAGCTTTGAGATGATCCGGAAAAGCAGGGAGTGTGTGATCAACATCCCTACAGATGATATGATTGAAGACATCATAGGGATCGGCAACTGTACCGGCGCAGAAGTGGACAAGTTCCAGGAATTTAAGCTGACGCCGGAGAAGGCGGAAAAGGTGAAAGCACCCCTTATAAAGGAATGCTATGCCAATTTTGAGTGTAAGGTGATTGACGAACACCTCTTACCTAAGTATAACTTCTTCATCCTGGAAGTGGTCAAAGCCCATGTAGCCACCTCTCCTAAATACCCCCGTACTGTGCACTACAGGGGGGACGCAACTTTTATGATCTCAGGAAAGAACGTTTCCTATCCGGCCAGGTTCAAACCGCAGAACCTATAG
- a CDS encoding glucose 1-dehydrogenase, with protein MNNLKGKVAIVTGSARGLGKAIAERYAALGADIVVNYSRDKASADEVVSNIKAMGAKVIAVQADVSKVKEIERLFTEAKAAFGKIDIVVANAGIELVETPVTEFTEEQFDRVFSINTKGTYFTMQQAAKHVEDNGRIIYIASSTTSFPVPGMAVYGGSKTTPRYLVDILSKEIGHRGVTVNSIIPFAVDHSGIFVDPEAYPELRKQLLDSCPMGRLAEVEDVANIAEFFASDLSSFVSGQHLLVNGGATN; from the coding sequence ATGAATAACTTAAAAGGTAAAGTAGCAATAGTTACAGGATCAGCAAGGGGATTAGGTAAAGCCATCGCAGAACGTTATGCAGCGCTGGGCGCAGATATAGTGGTTAACTATTCCAGGGATAAAGCATCCGCAGATGAAGTAGTTAGTAATATCAAAGCGATGGGCGCGAAGGTGATCGCTGTACAGGCGGATGTGAGTAAGGTGAAAGAGATCGAGCGACTGTTCACCGAAGCAAAAGCAGCTTTTGGAAAGATCGATATCGTAGTAGCAAATGCAGGTATAGAGCTGGTAGAAACACCGGTAACTGAATTTACAGAAGAACAATTTGACCGCGTGTTCTCCATCAATACCAAAGGTACCTACTTCACTATGCAGCAGGCAGCAAAACACGTGGAAGACAATGGACGTATCATCTACATCGCATCCAGCACTACTTCCTTCCCTGTGCCCGGTATGGCTGTATATGGTGGTAGTAAAACAACTCCACGCTACCTGGTGGATATCCTGTCAAAAGAGATCGGTCACAGAGGGGTTACTGTAAACTCTATCATTCCTTTCGCGGTAGACCATTCCGGTATCTTCGTTGATCCTGAGGCATATCCCGAATTAAGAAAACAATTGCTGGACAGCTGTCCGATGGGGCGCCTGGCAGAAGTGGAAGATGTGGCCAATATTGCAGAATTCTTTGCAAGCGATCTGTCTTCTTTCGTATCTGGCCAGCACCTGCTGGTAAACGGCGGAGCCACCAACTAA
- a CDS encoding SDR family oxidoreductase — protein sequence MNTLTSKVILVTGASRGIGAAIARKLSAEGAKIIVNYAGGKDAADQVVAEIKEKGGDAIAIQADVSRSADVKNLFDAAIAHYGRIDVLVNNAGIMLLKTIKDTTDEEFDRQFDINVKGTFNTLREAATRLADKGSVINFSTTVNRVMIPTYGTYVATKSAVEQLTRVFSKEMGARGVNVNSVSPGPTNTDLFMNGKSQEVVDRLAAMAAFNRIGTPEEIAEVVAFLASDAAKWITGQNIGVNGGMA from the coding sequence ATGAACACACTAACAAGCAAAGTAATCTTAGTAACAGGCGCATCAAGAGGCATTGGCGCTGCCATTGCCCGTAAACTTTCAGCAGAAGGAGCAAAGATAATCGTTAACTATGCCGGTGGTAAGGATGCTGCCGACCAGGTTGTTGCTGAAATAAAGGAAAAAGGTGGCGACGCCATCGCTATACAGGCAGATGTCAGCAGGAGTGCAGATGTTAAGAACCTGTTTGATGCCGCTATTGCACATTATGGCAGGATCGACGTACTGGTGAACAATGCAGGCATCATGCTCCTGAAAACTATTAAGGATACTACGGACGAAGAGTTCGATCGCCAGTTCGATATCAACGTAAAAGGTACCTTTAATACCCTCCGCGAAGCAGCGACCAGACTGGCAGACAAGGGATCCGTCATTAACTTCTCCACTACTGTGAACCGCGTAATGATTCCTACCTACGGGACCTATGTAGCTACTAAATCAGCCGTAGAACAATTAACCCGTGTATTCTCAAAGGAAATGGGCGCCAGAGGGGTCAATGTGAATTCTGTTTCTCCCGGCCCGACCAACACTGATTTATTTATGAATGGAAAATCGCAGGAAGTGGTAGACCGCCTCGCCGCTATGGCCGCTTTTAACCGTATCGGTACGCCTGAAGAAATTGCAGAAGTGGTGGCATTCCTGGCCAGTGACGCCGCTAAATGGATCACCGGGCAGAATATAGGCGTAAACGGTGGTATGGCTTAA
- a CDS encoding helix-turn-helix domain-containing protein gives MTRQKTTDRPPVFNNLIENYEYLGLPVDLIDPKNDFTIHKLMDIHGDLPFKSSVYRANFYSFLFIKDGEGRYTTDDLEFNTKPYTIYFTNPGHYKSFEWHCLKEVYLVTMSESFLKENVHANIFEEFPFLLAETVPARVLEPEVFAEFEPLYLQIYKEYFSNSPYKNKMIGNLFVVLLLKIKEYFWEDYNPIYEGNRSSQIVKNFKRSLEKHYRELSTGKAKRVFRAQDYANEQNLHPNYLNNVIKAKTGKSVSTWIIDKTITEAKSLLQNSATPIKQIADQLGFAETAHFSNYFKKYTDTTPVLYRKHLGTGVS, from the coding sequence ATGACCAGGCAGAAAACAACAGACAGGCCCCCCGTTTTTAATAACCTGATCGAGAACTACGAGTATCTGGGTTTACCCGTAGACCTGATCGACCCTAAGAACGACTTTACGATCCATAAGCTGATGGATATACATGGGGACCTGCCTTTTAAATCCAGCGTATACCGGGCTAATTTTTATTCTTTCCTGTTTATTAAGGACGGGGAGGGGAGATATACTACAGATGATCTGGAGTTCAATACAAAGCCCTATACTATCTATTTCACCAATCCCGGGCATTATAAATCCTTTGAGTGGCATTGTTTGAAGGAAGTCTACCTGGTAACCATGAGCGAGTCTTTCCTGAAGGAGAACGTTCATGCCAATATATTCGAAGAGTTTCCTTTCCTGCTGGCAGAAACTGTCCCTGCGAGGGTACTGGAGCCGGAAGTGTTCGCAGAGTTTGAACCATTATACCTGCAGATCTATAAAGAGTACTTCTCCAACTCTCCTTACAAGAATAAAATGATCGGCAACCTGTTTGTGGTCTTGCTATTGAAGATAAAGGAATACTTCTGGGAAGACTACAACCCGATCTACGAAGGTAACAGGAGCTCACAGATCGTGAAGAACTTCAAAAGAAGCCTGGAAAAACATTACCGCGAATTAAGCACCGGGAAGGCTAAACGGGTTTTCCGTGCACAGGATTATGCCAACGAGCAAAACCTGCATCCCAACTATCTGAATAATGTCATTAAGGCGAAAACGGGCAAGTCCGTTAGTACCTGGATCATAGATAAGACCATTACCGAAGCTAAATCATTATTACAGAATTCCGCTACTCCTATTAAGCAGATCGCCGACCAGCTTGGGTTTGCTGAAACCGCTCATTTCAGTAATTATTTTAAGAAATATACAGATACCACCCCGGTCCTATACAGAAAACACCTCGGAACAGGGGTGTCTTAG
- a CDS encoding DUF6340 family protein, producing MKKLFSIVATSVALYSCSSTNLVYISVQQPAPVTISPDIKNVGIVNRSTIADKNKALDIIDKVLTVEGDSLDRQAAQAGVVGLADELIKNNRFTNVTAFNSIDLRTNVPGQFPAPLTWDVVEKICREKHVDALFSLELFDTDSKVSYAAVPVSMKTPLGNIPGIEHHANMLTTVKTGWRIYDPVEKSILDEYAIAKDITFTGKGINPVAAAGAIINRKESVLDVSRKTGQDYAFRLIPYWIRVTRDYYVKGTDNFSTAKRKAQTGNWDGAAELWKKETNSSSAKIAGRACYNMAIICEINGQLDKAIEWAQKAYENYNNKLALRYVNILKNRKASNNVLNYQQQS from the coding sequence ATGAAAAAGCTGTTCTCTATCGTTGCGACTTCGGTTGCACTTTATTCCTGTAGCTCTACAAATCTTGTCTACATCAGCGTCCAGCAACCGGCGCCTGTTACCATATCGCCTGATATTAAAAATGTAGGGATCGTTAACAGGAGTACCATTGCTGACAAAAACAAAGCGCTGGACATCATTGACAAAGTACTCACAGTGGAAGGCGATAGCCTTGACCGGCAGGCCGCCCAGGCAGGCGTGGTCGGACTGGCTGATGAACTGATCAAAAATAACAGGTTCACCAATGTCACCGCTTTCAATAGCATTGACCTGCGGACAAACGTACCGGGGCAATTTCCGGCGCCGCTGACATGGGACGTAGTGGAGAAGATCTGCCGGGAAAAACACGTGGATGCGTTGTTCTCCCTGGAACTGTTTGACACAGACTCAAAAGTAAGCTATGCCGCCGTTCCTGTATCAATGAAAACACCGCTGGGCAATATTCCTGGTATTGAACATCACGCCAATATGCTCACTACCGTGAAAACTGGTTGGAGGATCTACGACCCGGTGGAAAAATCAATACTGGACGAATACGCCATTGCCAAAGACATCACCTTCACGGGAAAAGGCATCAACCCCGTAGCTGCAGCCGGCGCTATCATCAACAGGAAAGAATCCGTGCTCGACGTCAGCAGAAAAACCGGGCAGGATTATGCCTTCAGACTGATCCCTTACTGGATCAGGGTAACAAGGGATTATTATGTAAAGGGAACCGACAATTTCAGCACCGCGAAACGTAAAGCGCAAACAGGTAACTGGGATGGTGCTGCTGAATTATGGAAGAAAGAAACAAACTCCTCCAGCGCCAAGATCGCGGGCAGGGCATGCTACAACATGGCCATCATCTGCGAAATAAATGGTCAGCTGGACAAGGCAATAGAATGGGCACAGAAGGCTTATGAGAATTACAACAATAAACTGGCCCTGAGATACGTCAACATCCTTAAAAACCGGAAAGCAAGCAATAATGTACTGAACTATCAGCAACAAAGCTAA
- a CDS encoding DUF2461 domain-containing protein — MAKQALLAPSGFDFLNKLRKNNNREWFNAHKDTFLQELAIVEHFAEALLQALNAHDEIETPSGKKSLYRIYRDTRFSADKTPYKTHWSGSFKRATKYRRGGYYFHIEPGNSFVAGGFFGPSTEDLKRIREDIAFDPAPLRKILKAKSFVSTFGELKGEQLKTAPKGFDADHEAIDLLRYKQFLLVRHFPDEVVLSGEFLKEANQTFKNMRPFFDYMSDVLTTDINGEAL, encoded by the coding sequence ATGGCCAAACAGGCATTATTAGCACCATCAGGCTTTGACTTTTTGAATAAACTAAGAAAGAACAATAACAGGGAATGGTTTAACGCACACAAGGATACATTCCTGCAGGAGCTGGCCATTGTAGAGCATTTTGCAGAGGCGTTGTTACAGGCGCTCAACGCACATGATGAAATTGAGACACCTTCCGGTAAAAAGAGCCTGTACCGTATTTACAGGGATACCCGTTTTTCTGCAGATAAAACGCCTTACAAGACCCATTGGAGCGGTAGCTTCAAGCGTGCGACAAAGTACCGCAGGGGAGGATATTATTTTCATATCGAGCCTGGTAACAGCTTTGTGGCGGGAGGATTCTTTGGTCCCAGCACGGAAGACCTTAAACGGATCAGGGAGGATATCGCATTTGACCCCGCCCCGCTGCGGAAAATCCTGAAGGCGAAGTCCTTTGTGTCAACATTTGGTGAGCTGAAAGGAGAGCAGCTGAAAACGGCTCCGAAAGGTTTTGATGCAGATCATGAAGCGATCGATCTGTTGCGTTACAAGCAATTCCTTTTGGTACGGCATTTTCCGGATGAAGTGGTACTGAGTGGTGAGTTCCTGAAAGAAGCGAATCAGACCTTTAAGAACATGCGCCCGTTTTTCGATTATATGAGCGATGTGCTGACGACAGATATTAATGGCGAGGCATTGTAA
- a CDS encoding aminotransferase class V-fold PLP-dependent enzyme: MVTLPLNRESRLEDYFSSYRMHIIGSQQHFESPFGVRRIIYADWTASGRCYGPIEDYIRREILPFVGNTHTGTTVTGSSMSKAYEEAKRIIKKHVNAGSDDVLIFCGSGMTAAVHKLQRIMGMRVPERIAAYTGKEWPPCDEALKPVVFVTAMEHHSNQTSWLETIADVAVIRMGEDGNVDMAHFGSLLEQHKHRVYKIAAVTACSNVTGIRTDYHGIAKLIHAYGGWCFVDFACAAPYCEMDMHPGENDAYLDAIYFSPHKLLGGPGTPGILIFNKHLYNNKIPDQPGGGALKYTNPWGLREYVANIEQREDSGTPPFLQGIKAAMCIRLKEEMGISNMLKREEELLATIFNRLPDMKYVQVLQANVTKRLGVVSFIVTGVHYNLITRLLNDRFGIQTRGGCSCAGTYGHVLLDVDKARSYAILDAIRSGDLSCKPGWVRLSIHPTMTNAEINFILDAIEITVANIHEWEKDYYYDHNSNEYFFKGEADGVGRKISEWFDVGRWQELT; encoded by the coding sequence ATGGTAACGCTACCCTTGAACCGTGAGAGCCGGTTGGAAGATTACTTTTCATCTTACAGGATGCATATTATCGGCAGTCAGCAACATTTTGAATCGCCCTTTGGCGTCAGGCGGATCATTTATGCGGATTGGACTGCAAGCGGCAGGTGTTATGGACCTATTGAAGACTATATACGGCGGGAAATACTTCCTTTTGTGGGTAATACGCACACAGGAACCACCGTCACAGGCAGCTCGATGTCCAAGGCTTATGAAGAAGCCAAGCGCATTATAAAGAAACACGTTAATGCCGGTAGTGATGATGTGCTGATATTTTGCGGCAGCGGAATGACCGCTGCTGTACACAAATTGCAACGGATAATGGGCATGAGAGTGCCCGAGCGCATTGCGGCGTATACAGGAAAAGAGTGGCCGCCGTGTGATGAAGCCTTGAAGCCAGTGGTTTTTGTGACGGCAATGGAACATCATAGCAACCAGACCAGCTGGCTGGAAACCATTGCAGACGTGGCCGTGATCCGGATGGGAGAAGATGGGAATGTGGATATGGCACACTTCGGATCCTTACTGGAGCAGCACAAACACCGCGTATATAAGATTGCTGCCGTAACAGCATGTTCCAATGTAACGGGTATTCGAACGGACTATCACGGCATTGCTAAACTCATTCATGCATACGGTGGATGGTGCTTTGTGGATTTTGCCTGTGCTGCACCCTACTGTGAGATGGATATGCATCCGGGTGAAAATGACGCCTATCTGGACGCCATCTATTTCTCCCCGCATAAGTTGCTGGGTGGTCCCGGTACACCCGGGATATTGATCTTTAACAAACATCTTTACAACAATAAGATCCCTGATCAACCAGGAGGCGGTGCCCTGAAGTATACGAACCCATGGGGCCTGCGGGAATACGTAGCCAATATTGAACAACGGGAAGACAGTGGCACACCGCCATTTCTCCAGGGAATAAAAGCTGCCATGTGTATCCGGCTGAAAGAGGAAATGGGTATAAGCAATATGCTTAAGCGGGAGGAAGAACTGTTGGCGACGATATTCAACAGACTGCCTGACATGAAGTATGTACAGGTGCTTCAGGCCAATGTAACAAAGCGCTTAGGTGTGGTCTCGTTTATCGTAACAGGCGTGCATTACAATTTAATTACCAGGCTGCTTAACGACAGGTTCGGCATTCAGACCAGGGGAGGATGCTCCTGTGCGGGAACTTACGGGCATGTGCTGCTTGATGTAGACAAAGCCAGATCGTATGCCATACTTGATGCAATCCGTAGCGGGGATCTTTCCTGTAAACCCGGTTGGGTAAGATTATCAATACATCCTACCATGACCAATGCGGAAATTAATTTTATCCTGGATGCTATCGAGATAACTGTAGCCAATATTCATGAATGGGAAAAGGATTATTATTACGATCACAATTCCAATGAGTATTTCTTCAAAGGGGAAGCTGACGGCGTGGGGCGGAAGATATCCGAATGGTTTGATGTGGGCCGGTGGCAGGAGCTAACCTGA
- a CDS encoding DUF4395 domain-containing protein, translating into MNKFLQFGEKVAGYDIPVLNEREIRAAAGILFLAVYTSLMFILFSGNFILVKYVITFFLLDLLIRVLINPRYSPTMIAGRLIVRNQVPEYVGAPQKRFAWIIGIVLSATMFYLFIIVNAYSIITGLVCLVCLLFLFFEASFGICLGCMVYPLFNRKKVQHCPGEVCDVTARQDIQKVSVTQLAVLLLFVALIFAASRWLNERYSRQPHDMFKKVVTAKSR; encoded by the coding sequence ATGAACAAGTTTTTACAATTCGGAGAAAAAGTAGCGGGATATGATATCCCTGTCCTGAACGAGCGTGAGATCAGGGCGGCGGCAGGAATCCTGTTCCTCGCCGTTTATACATCCCTGATGTTTATTCTCTTTAGCGGCAATTTTATACTCGTAAAATACGTAATCACCTTCTTTTTACTCGACCTGTTGATCCGTGTATTGATCAATCCCAGGTATTCCCCAACAATGATAGCAGGACGCCTCATTGTCCGTAATCAGGTACCCGAATATGTAGGTGCACCACAGAAGAGATTTGCCTGGATCATTGGTATTGTGTTATCTGCCACCATGTTCTATCTTTTCATCATTGTCAACGCCTACAGCATTATTACCGGATTGGTCTGCCTGGTTTGCCTTTTATTCCTGTTTTTCGAAGCTTCCTTTGGCATCTGCCTGGGCTGCATGGTGTATCCCTTGTTTAACAGGAAGAAAGTACAGCATTGTCCTGGAGAGGTATGCGATGTTACGGCAAGACAGGACATCCAGAAAGTGTCTGTGACGCAGTTGGCCGTATTGCTACTCTTTGTTGCCCTCATCTTCGCTGCATCCCGCTGGCTGAATGAACGTTACAGCAGGCAACCGCACGATATGTTTAAAAAGGTGGTAACCGCTAAATCCAGATAG
- a CDS encoding sensor histidine kinase: MKILSGIKRYELYVWLAPAFLLLNLLGDIVEHRSDFPQRAVNETWLACYVIVMNYRLLEYTLPGMSLKRFFRSVLLILPYFFSYSLGLFLWRALGVTLHIYTVLDNTLTIDKRIGTLTGYSIGSIIFFSVVRHIYNHIKLKQSAQELLIASQQAELNYLRSQTNPHFLFNTLNNIYSLARDKSDLAPESILRLSKILRYMLYETSAAYAAIEQEIKIIDDYIELEKLRYDESLHVNFNHDLEDRKQALPPLLLIPLVENAFKHGVSETRDRPSVNIHLSVKNRVLLFIVENSTGDAAGNVSLKENIGLSNLRRQLALLYTSYSLDTRPGDFTFTATLKINLDSHV, from the coding sequence ATGAAGATCTTATCCGGCATAAAACGATATGAACTATACGTCTGGCTTGCGCCGGCCTTTTTACTTTTAAATCTGCTGGGAGACATTGTTGAACATAGGAGCGATTTTCCGCAAAGGGCCGTTAATGAAACCTGGCTGGCATGCTATGTAATAGTGATGAATTACCGCTTGCTGGAGTACACATTGCCAGGCATGAGCCTGAAAAGGTTTTTCCGGTCCGTCCTGCTCATACTACCGTATTTCTTTTCTTATTCGCTGGGCCTTTTTCTTTGGAGAGCACTGGGAGTTACATTGCATATTTATACCGTACTGGATAACACGCTTACAATAGACAAAAGGATCGGCACCCTGACAGGATACAGTATCGGATCGATTATATTTTTCAGCGTTGTCAGGCACATCTATAACCATATAAAGCTGAAGCAATCAGCACAGGAGTTACTCATAGCAAGCCAGCAAGCCGAGCTGAACTACCTGAGATCCCAGACTAATCCTCATTTTTTATTCAATACACTGAACAATATCTATTCACTGGCCAGAGACAAGTCCGACCTCGCTCCCGAGTCTATCCTGCGATTGTCAAAGATCCTGCGTTATATGCTGTACGAAACCAGTGCCGCCTATGCCGCTATTGAACAGGAAATTAAGATCATTGACGATTACATTGAGTTGGAAAAGCTACGCTATGATGAATCATTGCATGTTAATTTCAACCACGATCTTGAAGACAGGAAGCAGGCCTTACCGCCATTGCTGCTTATTCCACTGGTTGAAAATGCGTTCAAGCATGGTGTATCAGAAACCAGGGACCGACCCTCAGTAAATATTCATCTTTCTGTCAAAAACAGGGTGCTGCTTTTTATTGTTGAAAATTCAACCGGAGATGCTGCAGGAAATGTCAGTCTGAAGGAAAACATCGGTTTGTCTAATTTACGCCGGCAACTGGCATTGTTATATACCAGCTATAGTCTTGATACACGCCCGGGTGATTTTACATTTACCGCTACCCTGAAAATAAATCTCGACAGTCATGTCTAA